In Scatophagus argus isolate fScaArg1 chromosome 14, fScaArg1.pri, whole genome shotgun sequence, the following proteins share a genomic window:
- the LOC124070918 gene encoding UDP-glucuronosyltransferase 2A1-like — MGTTPLYRVCGIFAFLSVSLISITPPCDGGNILVFPVDGSHWINMKILLEELHAKGHNITVIRASNSWYIPEKSPLYTSINLEMDQSMENFFDVFLQDQIKAQREGASALTFIKLIKNFLSMIFEAHAVWSDALVQILEDEKMIKSLMDSKYDLVLTDPAMAPGIILAKYLKLPLVLNVRWITSGDGHFVIAPSPLSYIPVPGSGLTDKMDFIQRIKNMFFYSIIVFQQQFIVGPSYDVLCDKYIEGGCDIISLLQEADIWLFRSDFVFDFPRPTMPNVIYIGGFQCKPAQPLPADLEEFVQSSGDHGVIIMTLGTLVNALPIEIADEIASVFAKLPQKVIWRHKGERPSTLGNNTLIVDWMPQKDLLGHPQTKVFVAHGGTNGVQEAIYHGVPVLGIPLFFDQYDNLLRLQERGAGKIIQLGDVNSHSFEQGIKDVLHQDSYRENMQRLSRLHRDQPMAPMDQGIFWVEYVMRHKGAPHLRTESYKMPWYSYYCLDVLLVILTVVTVLLLSTLSIFRFLCCRRRRKIKTKQH, encoded by the exons ATGG GAACTACTCCACTGTATCGTGTGTGTGGAATATTTGCATTCCTCAGTGTATCTCTGATTTCCATCACACCACCTTGCGATGGAGGAAACATTCTGGTTTTCCCAGTCGATGGCAGCCACTGGATCAATATGAAGATCCTCCTGGAAGAACTTCATGCCAAGGGACACAACATCACTGTGATCAGGGCCTCCAACAGCTGGTACATCCCAGAAAAGTCTCCTCTCTACACATCTATTAACCTTGAAATGGATCAGAGTATGGAGAACTTTTTTGATGTATTCTTGCAGGATCAAATAAAA gcacagagagagggggCTTCAGCACTTACTTTCATCAAACTCATCAAGAATTTCCTTTCAATGATTTTTGAGGCCCATGCAGTGTGGTCTGATGCCCTTGTTCAAATATTGGAGGatgaaaagatgataaaaagctTAATGGATTCCAAATATGATCTTGTTCTCACTGACCCAGCCATGGCACCAGGGATTATACTAGCCAAGTATCTGAAACTGCCCTTGGTGCTCAATGTTCGCTGGATCACCAGTGGAGACGGCCACTTTGTGATAGCTCCCTCACCACTCTCTTACATCCCAGTGCCAGGATCAGGCTTGACGGACAAAATGGATTTCATCCAGAGGATCAAGAATATGTTTTTCTACAGCATCATAGTGTTCCAGCAGCAATTCATAGTTGGACCAAGCTATGATGTCCTCTGTGACAAATATATTGAGGGTGGATGTgacatcatctctcttcttCAGGAAGCCGACATTTGGCTGTTCAGgtcagattttgtgtttgatttcccACGGCCCACAATGCCAAATGTCATCTACATAGGAGGGTTCCAGTGCAAACCAGCACAACCTCTGCCAGCAGACCTGGAGGAGTTTGTACAGAGTTCTGGGGACCACGGAGTGATCATCATGACCTTGGGAACTTTGGTTAATGCTCTACCGATAGAGATTGCAGATGAAATTGCCAGCGTCTTTGCTAAGTTGCCTCAGAAG GTGATATGGAGGCACAAAGGGGAACGTCCATCTACTTTGGGCAACAACACCCTGATAGTGGACTGGATGCCACAGAAGGACCTCCTGGGCCACCCACAGACCAAAGTCTTTGTAGCTCATGGTGGAACCAATGGAGTCCAAGAGGCCATTTACCACGGGGTCCCTGTGCTCGGAATACCCTTGTTCTTTGACCAGTATGACAACCTTCTCCGTctgcaggagagaggagctggGAAGATCATTCAGCTGGGTGATGTTAATAGCCACAGTTTTGAGCAAGGTATCAAAGATGTACTCCATCAAGACAgctacagagagaacatgcaaagacTGTCACGTTTGCACAGAGATCAGCCAATGGCACCCATGGATCAGGGTATCTTCTGGGTGGAATATGTAATGCGTCACAAAGGTGCTCCGCATCTGCGTACAGAGTCATATAAGATGCCCTGGTACTCGTACTACTGTTTAGATGTACTTCTGGTAATACTGACTGTGGTGACTGTACTGCTGCTTTCTACTTTATCCATTTTCAGGTTCCTTTGCTGCAGACGTAGAAGAAAgatcaaaaccaaacaacactAA
- the LOC124071059 gene encoding UDP-glucuronosyltransferase 2C1-like encodes MGTTPLYRVCEIFAFLSVCLISITPPCDGGNILVFPVDGSHWINMKILLEELHAKGHNITVIRATNSWYIPEKSPLYTSINLEMDQSMENFFDVFLQDQIKAQRERASALTFIKLIKNFLSMIFEAHAVWSDALVQILEDEKMIKSLMDSKYDLVLTDPAMAPGIILAKYLKLPLVLNVRWITSGDGHFVIAPSPLSYIPVPGSGLTDKMDFIQRIKNMFFYSIIVFQQQFIVGPSYDVLCDKYIEGGCDIISLLQEADIWLFRSDFVFDFPRPTMPNVIYIGGFQCKPAQPLPADLEEFVQSSGDHGVIIMTLGTLVNALPIEIADEIASVFAKLPQKVIWRHKGERPSTLGNNTLIVDWMPQKDLLGHPQTKVFVAHGGTNGVQEAIYHGVPVLGIPLFFDQYDNLLRLQERGAGKIIELGDVNSHSFEQGIKDVLHQDSYRENMQRLSRLHRDQPMAPMDQGIFWVEYVMRHKGAPHLRTESYKMPWYSYYCLDVLLVILTVVTVLLLSTLAIFRFLCCRSRRKIKTKQH; translated from the exons ATGG GAACTACTCCACTGTATcgtgtgtgtgaaatatttgcatTCCTCAGTGTATGTCTGATTTCCATCACACCACCTTGCGATGGAGGAAACATTCTGGTTTTCCCAGTCGATGGCAGCCACTGGATCAATATGAAGATCCTCCTGGAAGAACTTCATGCCAAGGGACACAACATCACTGTGATCAGGGCCACCAACAGCTGGTACATCCCAGAAAAGTCTCCTCTCTACACATCTATTAACCTTGAAATGGATCAGAGTATGGAGAACTTTTTTGATGTATTCTTGCAGGATCAAATAAAA gcacagagagagagggcttCAGCACTTACTTTCATCAAACTCATCAAGAATTTCCTTTCAATGATTTTTGAGGCCCATGCAGTGTGGTCTGATGCCCTTGTTCAAATATTGGAGGatgaaaagatgataaaaagctTAATGGATTCCAAATATGATCTTGTTCTCACTGACCCAGCCATGGCACCAGGGATTATACTAGCCAAGTATCTGAAACTGCCCTTGGTGCTCAATGTTCGCTGGATCACCAGTGGAGACGGCCACTTTGTGATAGCTCCCTCACCACTCTCTTACATCCCAGTGCCAGGATCGGGCTTGACGGACAAAATGGATTTCATCCAGAGGATCAAGAATATGTTTTTCTACAGCATCATAGTGTTCCAGCAGCAATTCATAGTTGGACCAAGCTATGATGTCCTCTGTGACAAATATATTGAGGGTGGATGTgacatcatctctcttcttCAGGAAGCCGACATTTGGCTGTTCAGgtcagattttgtgtttgatttcccGCGGCCCACAATGCCAAATGTCATCTACATAGGAGGGTTCCAGTGCAAACCAGCACAACCTCTGCCAGCAGACCTGGAGGAGTTTGTACAGAGTTCTGGGGACCACGGAGTGATCATCATGACCTTGGGAACTTTGGTTAATGCTCTACCGATAGAGATTGCAGATGAAATTGCCAGCGTCTTTGCTAAGTTGCCTCAGAAG GTGATATGGAGGCACAAAGGGGAACGTCCATCTACTTTGGGCAACAACACCCTGATAGTGGACTGGATGCCACAGAAGGACCTCCTGGGCCACCCACAGACCAAAGTCTTTGTAGCTCATGGTGGAACCAATGGAGTCCAAGAGGCCATTTACCACGGGGTCCCTGTGCTCGGAATACCCTTGTTCTTTGACCAGTATGACAACCTTCTCCGTctgcaggagagaggagctggGAAGATCATTGAGCTGGGTGATGTTAATAGCCACAGTTTTGAGCAAGGTATCAAAGATGTACTCCATCAAGACAgctacagagagaacatgcaaagacTGTCACGTTTGCACAGAGATCAGCCAATGGCACCCATGGATCAGGGTATCTTCTGGGTGGAATATGTAATGCGCCACAAAGGTGCTCCTCATCTGCGTACAGAGTCATATAAGATGCCCTGGTACTCGTACTACTGTTTAGATGTACTTCTGGTAATACTGACTGTGGTGACTGTACTGCTGCTTTCTACTTTAGCCATTTTCAGGTTCCTTTGCTGCAGAAGTAGAAGAAAgatcaaaaccaaacaacactAA